A stretch of Lathyrus oleraceus cultivar Zhongwan6 chromosome 6, CAAS_Psat_ZW6_1.0, whole genome shotgun sequence DNA encodes these proteins:
- the LOC127096645 gene encoding ferric reduction oxidase 4 yields MKSHTIFLIRIILLFMFIGSLTVWILLPTKIYRNTWTVTLENKLNSTYFREQGVNLLLFTFPIMFIGALGGIYLHLHQEHITQNLPSTSGGALKRLICFLRRPFLVMSPFGIVSAMELCFALMFVALLIWSLGNYLYISFGNLHMHKAGEKVWEAKFRSVSLRLGYIGNICWAFLFFPVTRGSSILRLVGLTSESSIKYHIWLGHLSMVLFAAHTIGFIIYWAITNQMIEMLEWSKTYVSNVAGEIASLIALVMWITSISRIRRKMYEVFFYTHHLYILYILFYAIHVGVEYMCMIAPGIFLFLIDRHLRFLQSRQNARLLSARILPCDALELNFSKNPSLYYNPTSLVFINVPKVSKLQWHPFTVTSSCNMETNNLSVTIKNVGSWSNTLYQQLSSSSLEHLNVSVEGPYGPHTKQFLRHEQIVMVSGGSGITPFISIIRDLIFQSQQQQFQAPKLLLVCVFKNYVDLTMLELMLPASASGSTTQISNLHLQIEAYITREKQEPSTETQKPIQTIWFKPNLSDSPISLVLGPNNWLWLSAVITSSFIMFLLLLGILTRYYIYPMEKNSSEVYNWTFKVMWYMFLICACICVCSSVAFLWWKRQNTLENKQINVEVSTPTRELESIPHQSLVEATNVHFGARPDLKKIMFEFECKDVGVMVCGPRKLRHEVAKICASGLADNLHFESISFNW; encoded by the exons ATGAAGAGTCACACAATATTCCTAATTAGAATCATTTTACTTTTCATGTTTATTGGATCACTAACAGTTTGGATCTTGTTGCCAACAAAGATCTACCGCAACACATGGACTGTCACCCTAGAAAACAAGCTCAACTCTACATACTTCAGAGAGCAAG GGGTAAATCTCTTGCTTTTTACATTTCCTATTATGTTCATTGGAGCTCTTGGTGGTATTTATCTCCATCTTCATCAGGAACATATAACACAAAACTTACCCTCCACAAG TGGTGGTGCTCTAAAAAGATTAATATGTTTCCTGAGACGTCCATTTCTGGTGATGTCTCCATTTGGAATAGTTTCAGCTATGGAGCTTTGTTTTGCACTCATGTTTGTTGCACTTTTGATATGGTCTCTTGGTAATTACTTATATATTAGTTTTGGTAACCTCCATATGCATAAAGCAGGAGAGAAAGT ATGGGAAGCGAAGTTTAGGAGTGTATCATTGAGACTTGGTTACATAGGAAACATATGTTGGGCATTTTTGTTCTTTCCGGTGACAAGAGGGTCTTCAATTCTGCGTCTGGTTGGACTCACTTCTGAGTCAAGCATCAAATACCATATATGGCTTGGACATTTATCGATGGTTCTTTTTGCTGCTCATACTATTGGTTTTATCATCTATTGGGCCATCACCAATCAAATGATTGAG ATGCTAGAGTGGAGCAAAACTTATGTCTCCAATGTAGCCGGAGAGATTGCAAGTTTAATAGCACTAGTAATGTGGATAACGAGTATTTCACGCATAAGGCGTAAAATGTATGAAGTATTCTTCTACACTCACCATCTCTACATTCTCTATATCTTATTCTATGCAATCCATGTTGGAGTTGAATACATGTGCATGATTGCTCCTGGGATTTTTCTATTCCTCATTGATAGACATCTTAGATTCTTACAATCTCGCCAAAATGCTCGGTTATTATCGGCTCGCATTTTGCCTTGTGATGCACTTGAGCTCAACTTCTCCAAGAATCCTA GTTTATACTATAACCCCACAAGCTTGGTGTTCATAAATGTTCCAAAAGTTTCCAAGCTGCAATGGCACCCTTTTACAGTGACTTCTAGTTGTAATATGGAAACTAATAATCTCAGTGTTACCATAAAAAATGTTGGTAGCTGGTCAAACACGCTTTATCAACaactttcatcttcatctttgGAACATCTTAATGTTTCAGTTGAAGGACCCTATGGACCTCACACTAAACAATTTCTAAG GCATGAACAGATTGTGATGGTAAGTGGTGGAAGTGGCATAACTCCGTTCATATCGATAATTCGAGATCTCATATTTCAAAGCCAACAGCAACAATTCCAAGCTCCAAAACTCCTACTTGTTTGTGTTTTCAAGAATTATGTTGATCTAACAATGTTAGAACTTATGCTTCCTGCTTCTGCTTCTGGTTCAACAACTCAAATCTCAAACCTTCATTTACAAATCGAAGCTTACATCACGAGAGAAAAACAAGAACCTTCAACAGAAACTCAAAAACCTATCCAAACAATATGGTTTAAGCCAAACCTCTCAGATTCTCCTATCTCACTTGTATTAGGCCCAAATAATTGGTTATGGCTTAGTGCCGTAATCACGTCATCTTTCATCATGTTTCTTCTTCTTTTAGGAATTTTAACTCGTTACTATATTTATCCGATGGAGAAGAACTCGAGTGAAGTGTATAATTGGACATTCAAGGTTATGTGGTACATGTTTCTAATCTGTGCATGCATATGTGTATGTTCTAGTGTTGCTTTTCTTTGGTGGAAAAGACAAAACACTTTAGAAAATAAGCAAATAAATGTAGAAGTTTCAACACCAACAAGAGAACTTGAAAGCATTCCTCATCAATCTTTAGTGGAAGCTACCAATGTACATTTTGGTGCAAGACCTGATCTAAAAA AAATTATGTTTGAGTTTGAATGCAAAGATGTTGGAGTCATGGTATGTGGTCCAAGAAAATTGAGACATGAAGTTGCCAAAATTTGTGCTTCTGGTTTAGCTGATAATCTTCACTTTGAATCCATCAGCTTTAATTGGTGA